Below is a window of Gossypium hirsutum isolate 1008001.06 chromosome A12, Gossypium_hirsutum_v2.1, whole genome shotgun sequence DNA.
tcaatcttAGCAATTCAATTCAAATGAACATTCTCGACTCACCTCAATgccataaaatgaaaaataacatgaatatacaataattaaattgatcttgaatcatagaaatacaaatcaaAAGCTTGTGTCACTCATCATTGACTCTCGCCTTTCCTTTCTCTCTCGATGACTCGGTATCGTCTTTAGCTACATACAATCACAAAACATACacattttcaatttttcatccaatttacattcaattaaaaagataaatatatttttaaatttattcaatttagtccctaaacccgagacaagcataactttcaatcTTAAGTTTCAGACTAAAATTCgatttcacatatatttattagggaccttttactttctattctatttaaattttataaaaaaatttcattttattcaatttggtccctaatataCGAAACTtataattaagctttacaatttagtctttttcataatataagcttaatttctaacaatttcacacctaattcattcaattctcaacaatgaaaactttaaCAAACTTTAAcgattttacaaattggtatatgAGTAGCTAAATGAAACTCTCatgattcaattttcataaaaatgaaaaaaacaattACCAAGGACTTACATAAAATTGAATGGTCGAATGTATGAAAACCTCAagctttctccttttcttttttttttctttggtttggACGGTTGATGAAGATGATAAAATCTTTATCTTTCTTTCCactttgtttaatatatataccttaattaacatagtttaaatcttaattaattaagttagttGGCTTTAaccatatttattttattcttaactAATCTTAGTGGAAAACATCATCAATCTCCACTATCTCATAATTATAATTTGGTCTATTAACTCTTTTAGTCCTTGGGATAATTACTAATTAAGTTTTTAAGTCTTTTCCTAATTAAAAGTCTATAGccataaacttttacaatttagtgtCTAAGctttaattaaccaaaatttcagtTAAATTACCTAACTGAATTTCAATTCATCTATTCGCTAACTTCATAAATATCCCTTTCTCCGTTTGGAAGCcaggaaaatattttccgaaaaatattttcctGATTTTACAGTGTTTGGAAGCATGAAAATTTTCCAAGAGACGGGTATCGATTTTttttctgtaagacattttccatctCCTTCTTCGTCCAGGTAAAactccttctccttctccttcttccATTCTTCATCTTCTTATTATTTCTCCTCTTTTTCCTTAGTCCGTCCCATATCTCCCATTTTTCTCCAATTATTATCTTTATTCATCCATTATTCTCTCTTTGTGTCTAtgcttttgttcttctcatagTCTTCTCAGTGTTGTCTAAATGGCGTCTTTGAGCTTCTTTTTCCCTTCTGGTAAGTCTTTTTGGACTGGGTTCTTTGAATGGATCCTTGTAGATGACTTGATTTTCAATATTATCTTTcagtttttcttcattttctaatatgggttttctttattaattcattgaattgatattttgatattctATTTGTTGgttcttcttattattttctgatgtgggttttttttcttttttattccctGCTAATTTTctgatttgggttttttttaatcgGCTGTTTTTGATTGCTTTGTTTATTGTATCATGTTATTTATTGAATTGATTATCATGTTTTTTATTGTGTTATGATTCTTGGACGTAATTATTAATGACTAGTAGCTTAAATCAATTTTCTATATAGCTTAGAATAATTCCAGAATATGAAGTTATCTGTCGTTGCTTTCTTTACAAGGCAATGCTCTATTTTCTTTTAGTAGAATTAGAAAGGTACTCTGTGTAGTTGACAAGAAGCAACTGGATCACTTGTCAATAAAGTGCGATATCCTCATCGCtacttattttctttgagtttGACTCTggataattataaataattgttaATGCTGTGATTGATATTTCGATCTTGTTGATAATCTCATGAGTCATGACtgttataaattgaaaattctTCTTATTGGTCTTTAATGTAGCAGTTTAGGTAGTTTAACTCTTGTAGCAGTTTATGACCTTTCTTACTTTGATgtctccccctttttttttttctggtaTGACTAAAGGTCTTTGATTTTGGAATTTTACACATGGAAAAGTAAATTCTGGCATTATTTGGCAGATACGGTTCAGTGATTGAGCATTTTCAGAGAAGAGAGGGGTTGAAAGAGATGATAAAAGGAGTAATTTTTTATTCAGGATCAGCTGACCCTTTAAATCCTAAGGTTCTTATTTATGATGTTCTTAATGTTCTTAGACTTATTTATGATGTTCTTAATGTTCTTAGACGATTGATTACAGTTCACAGTAAGCTTTTaagttttgaaatgaatgttttatatcaaattataaaCAGAGTTCTTTAGCTTATGCTGCTCATGGAACTAGGTCTGGAGACTTGCATACGGCATAAACTACTAGCAACTTCAGGTGAAATTGTAATTGTCTTCTCTACAAAGCTGTCATTAATATTGTTGCTGTGACCACCTCATGTTTAATGTTTTACATTATAATATGCATAAAGCAAATTGAATTTGTTCAAAACTCCATAAAAAGTGGATACTTAGACTATTTTTTTCTTGTCATCTTTAATGTTTTTGAGCAAggttcaaaatttcaataaaatgcagCCCAATTTTAGATTTTTACTTTCCTGTGGTATCTATATTTTGAATCTTTATGTATTAGCTTATGTTTCCTAGTAAAAGCAAATCCAATAtcccataaaaaaataatacatctAAAAATTACTCTGGGGATGACTGCCTTGATGTGGTCCTTTTAGTGGAAATGATAACTTATTACTATGTTTAGGTTATCACTATTTGTATCAGTGGTACCGTTCAGTCGAAAGTGAGCATTTTCCAGATCCTAGTGGTTTTCGTTCTCGTATGGAGCAATGGACATTTGGCCTCTCTCCAGCATGTATCAAGTATCTCATGTCCGCATTTGATGTTCCAGAGGTAAGAAACGTCTCCTCTAAGAAATACAGATACCATGTCCCAGTTGAACTCTATTGATGAATTGCATAAACATTACCAGGTTATGGCTGTCACCCGAAGCAATATTTGCAAGAATGGAATACAGGCGCTGTCCCGAAGGGGTGCTGTCATATATTATGCTTCAGTCTTCCTTTACTTCTGAGTTTTCTCGACTCCTATGATTTCTTTGGTGTTCGGAAGCTACTTGTATATCTGCATTAACTGGTTTCATCTACACTTTGACGAGGCATTCTCTTCTCTCAGAATTTCTAATTACAAGTCATTCACACGATTCCACATCAATCGTGATGGTGATCTTGAAGTTTTCACTCTTGCAGTCGATAAGGTAAGAAACCTAGAGTGATTCACTAGCAACGATCCTTTTCTTCATGGTTTGAATGTATACATTAATCCCTTTGAGATGCAGGTTCCAAGGGAATGGATGTTGGATTCTGATTGGGATATGGAGTAGAAGCAGCCACAACAGTTGAGCCATAGGAGACATACCCTAGCAAATAGAGTGCAGCAGCAAGGCAGCAGGATTCAATGAATACAGTCACGGTGGTTGACCATTTTGTTATGAGACAAAATGAGAAACCTGATTTTGTATCAAGTAATGGATCAGTTAGTCGCTGATCTTTGTTGTAACATCATTCTAATTTCTTAAATATAGGCAGCAATGAAGGGAATGTATATACGTCAAATTTCATAGTTGTTTAGATGGACTAACATCAttcaaatgttaaatgttaatgcAGCTAATAGTGGTTTTTCACAGCCATATCATGCTTTGTAGTTGAGGGATTTTTAAATGGAAGCTTAAAATTGAGCTTTTGCTTAGAATTATCTAAAATAATTATAGCTGTAGTGAGGGAAAGTGGTTTAATTTgaggttttttttaaatgttttttttagaaGTTATAATCCATTTATAGTGGATTAGATCAAAAACAAATCTTTCTACTATTCAATTAatggattaatatatatattcttaaatatatatttgtttaatttaaaacagtttttatgaaatattttcaggaaatctgccaaacaacagaaaatattttacacagattcatccaaacaccaaaaaagtaaatcatttttcagaaatcatttttcggaaaatattttactggcaaacaaattGAGCCTAATATTTACAGACTTGATTTACAGAAATGGGATTTGGAAACCtcattttttaacacaattagaAATCGAATCATTATAGGGCTTATAatttaaagctatttatatattattaaatgaaagagaaaaataataatatttttgtttatttggaAATTCCTAACCTTTGAAAATAAGATTTTGTGGTAATTTGCCATGGTGGTGATTTAAATTAATACagtacttaaaattttcaaatgaataatGATTTCATTAGATTACAAATTTTGCAAATGAACGGTGATTTCAATATAGTGCGATTTCAATATAGTGCTAAGTATTAAAATTTTGCAGCAATGTAGTAACCAATGCAATACCATAATGATTCTAATGCAATTCTAGGATTTTGTAAAGATTTTGCAACcaatacaatattaaaattttgtagcAATCAATACAATATTTTATAGTAACCAATATAGTAGTAACATGGTGATTCCAATACAATACGAAGCTTTTGTAAATGCAAATGCAAATGAATAGTGATTCCAATACAATTACCATGGTGATTCCAGCACTATACTAAGATTTTGCAACCAATACAGTTACCATGGTGATTCCAATACAATACTAAGATTTTGCAAATGAATGGTGATTTCAATCCAATGCACTTAACCACCAAAAAGTTAAGATTTTAATAACTCACCTTGTTGGTGAATCCAATACAGTACTAAGATTTTGCAAATGAGGGAAATTTCAATATAGTGCAAACTAAGGTTTTGCAAATGAATGGTGATTCCAATATAGTGCACTTAGCCACCAAAAGGTTATGACTTTTTTAACACCTCTTACTCAATCCAATAAGAGATTCGGGGAAGGAATgtcacattaaaaattttcaaaattttttataacaTTCAAGCATCTAATTTACTATTATTGAAGTCAATTTCAACCTTTGAAATTCAATACCGTCTTTAACATCAAAACTTATACATGTATCCACCATTCAAGCTTATTTCATAGCCTTAAGACTCAGTTTAAACTATGGTTACTAATTTATCACAATTTCATATACACAAATCAAACAAATATCACAAATCATAATCATTCTAACTTACCAATTTCAaatttctatcatttaatttcatgcatatttagttatcaaatatttcatggaatcaagtatataattattttgtccatatttatacttaaatgtttcaaaatttacaaaacagtCCCTATACttaagattttacaatttttttacaaagtagtccctataatttaaatttatatttttatgatttagtccctaaaatctcaaatttacacaattttacaatttagttcctaaaaattagattttcttattttatagtTCAGTCCTCAAACTCAAATtttgaaatctttacaattttgtccctatttctatttttgtcaaaattgaacactttattcattaaaattttaattctatacATATGTCAGTCGTTTCTAATCTATCtaatataattaatcaaaattcaaatcatCATTTGCTTAATTTACTAAATATTCAATTTAGATTTATCacttattatatctatttttttaagttcaaattttCCTTATTCCAAATAATcatcatatttttttttcatacaaTAATATTTTTTCCATCATTCTAACACATGAATAATATAAACATTCATCAATATAACTTCATaactttaatttctcatatactTAATAAATTTACCAACCATGCTTATTTTGAATTACTAACATAAAATCAATCATAAAATCATCCATCATTCTTTCTATACTTTTGACAAAATATTTCCATAAATAATAACATACAAATTAAATCCACATATTTAATACTTTATAAATATACATCAAATTATATACTTGAGTTGTTACGTCGtggtcatcatcatcatcatcatcatttaaaCAACTTACTTTAATTTATCCATTAATTTCTTCAAATAACCATGTTCTTTTCCACTTCCAACATCCATTTTCAAGCTTCTGGATTATCTTTGGATTTGaaatctttctttattttcataaaatttcaaatatttttaaactaaaaaatattcttgaataaaaaaggattaaattgaataaaataaaaaaaattcttcttcattttctctccCTTCTATGTACCCCACGTTGAGATGAGAATGATTTTTCTTCTATCTTGTAgatatttcttttacttttatctattttatttgtttttttatcattt
It encodes the following:
- the LOC107928657 gene encoding uncharacterized protein gives rise to the protein MKIFQETGIDFFSVRHFPSPSSSRYGSVIEHFQRREGLKEMIKGVIFYSGSADPLNPKVITICISGTVQSKVSIFQILVVFVLVWSNGHLASLQHVSSISCPHLMFQRLWLSPEAIFARMEYRRCPEGVLSYIMLQSSFTSEFSRLL